A genome region from Ignavibacteria bacterium includes the following:
- a CDS encoding aldo/keto reductase, giving the protein MRYKKLCKNGPEVSVISFGAWAIGGRDWGKTDDNQSIAAINEALDQGVNFLDTADVYGFGHSEELIAKVLKQRGKNGIYVATKAGSDFYNYKDEKGEVKITPNYTKDYLISAAEKSLKRLNVDTLDLLQLHSPSTDLLEKDDPWEALYQLKKDGKIRLAGLSVQSFKETEQAYLLDKYNDILDCLQVRYNLLEREAEKELFPKAEKYGIGIIARIPMLFGFLTGKFSRDTRFEEGDHRRFNLSPEKIEKYFTGLESYEPLYMLHPEYTKAQISLGFCLMHPAVSTAIPGGKTPQQVSENCVAAEIDPSIYKELL; this is encoded by the coding sequence ATGAGATATAAAAAATTATGCAAAAACGGCCCCGAAGTCTCTGTAATCAGCTTCGGCGCCTGGGCTATCGGGGGACGCGACTGGGGTAAAACGGACGATAACCAGTCCATTGCTGCCATAAATGAGGCACTCGACCAGGGCGTTAATTTCCTCGATACGGCCGACGTCTACGGCTTCGGCCACTCCGAAGAACTTATTGCAAAAGTCCTCAAACAGCGCGGCAAAAACGGCATCTATGTCGCCACTAAGGCCGGCAGTGACTTCTATAATTATAAGGACGAAAAAGGGGAAGTGAAGATAACTCCTAACTATACAAAGGATTACCTCATTTCGGCAGCCGAGAAAAGCCTTAAAAGACTGAATGTAGATACGCTCGACCTCCTTCAGCTCCACAGCCCTTCAACGGACCTCCTTGAAAAAGACGACCCGTGGGAAGCCCTCTATCAGCTGAAAAAAGACGGCAAGATCAGACTCGCGGGCTTAAGCGTCCAGTCGTTTAAGGAAACCGAACAGGCATACCTGCTGGATAAATACAATGACATTCTGGACTGCCTCCAGGTGCGCTATAACCTCCTTGAAAGGGAAGCCGAAAAAGAACTCTTCCCCAAGGCTGAAAAGTACGGAATAGGCATAATTGCAAGAATACCTATGCTCTTCGGATTCTTAACGGGTAAATTCAGCCGCGATACGCGCTTTGAAGAAGGGGACCACAGAAGGTTCAACCTGTCCCCGGAGAAAATCGAGAAGTACTTTACCGGACTTGAAAGCTATGAGCCTTTGTATATGCTCCATCCGGAATACACAAAAGCGCAGATAAGCCTTGGCTTCTGCCTCATGCATCCTGCTGTCAGCACCGCAATTCCGGGCGGAAAAACCCCTCAGCAGGTCTCCGAGAACTGCGTCGCTGCCGAAATAGATCCTTCAATTTATAAAGAGCTCCTGTAA
- a CDS encoding peptidylprolyl isomerase, with protein sequence MPIKPNQVVTVVYSLKDQNGEVLDSATKEQPFSFLSGQNQILPKLEEEISSMIIGSKKEIFLSPEEAYGEYQPESVQVVDRSNFPEGSKLEEGMEYVANTPDGQQLPFVIAKIEGDEITLDFNHPLAGEALTFDLELLDVRDATAEELAHGHAHGNGGHHH encoded by the coding sequence ATGCCAATAAAACCGAATCAGGTTGTTACTGTTGTTTACAGCCTAAAGGATCAGAATGGCGAAGTATTGGATTCTGCAACTAAAGAACAGCCTTTTTCATTTTTAAGCGGGCAAAACCAGATTCTTCCAAAACTGGAAGAAGAAATCAGCAGCATGATTATAGGAAGCAAAAAAGAAATATTTCTTTCTCCTGAAGAAGCTTATGGTGAATATCAGCCTGAATCCGTACAGGTTGTAGACCGTTCCAATTTCCCTGAAGGCAGCAAGCTTGAAGAAGGAATGGAATACGTTGCAAATACACCTGACGGCCAGCAGCTGCCTTTTGTAATAGCAAAAATTGAAGGTGATGAGATTACACTCGATTTTAATCATCCCCTGGCAGGCGAAGCACTTACATTTGATCTTGAACTTCTGGATGTAAGAGATGCTACGGCTGAAGAGCTTGCTCACGGACACGCTCACGGCAACGGCGGGCATCACCACTAA
- a CDS encoding response regulator: MEKQEVRQILLVEDNLGDIRLIKEVFNYGKVPVNLNVVNNGVDAVSFLKRDENFPGAPRPELVILDLNLPKKNGKEVLADIRADEELKTLPVIVLTSSEAESDVQICKSLKIERYYTKPMELDKFVGVIEEIEDFLINNRNGNLNGSN; encoded by the coding sequence ATGGAAAAACAGGAAGTCAGGCAAATCCTGCTCGTTGAAGATAACCTCGGCGATATCCGCCTTATTAAAGAAGTTTTTAACTACGGCAAGGTCCCCGTTAACCTCAACGTCGTCAATAACGGCGTCGACGCTGTCTCTTTCCTTAAACGGGATGAAAATTTCCCCGGCGCACCCAGGCCTGAACTTGTTATACTCGACCTTAATCTTCCAAAGAAAAACGGCAAGGAGGTCCTGGCAGATATCCGCGCCGATGAAGAGCTGAAAACCCTCCCCGTCATCGTCCTTACCTCCTCCGAGGCCGAAAGCGACGTGCAGATCTGCAAAAGCCTCAAAATTGAACGCTACTACACAAAACCGATGGAACTCGATAAGTTTGTCGGCGTAATTGAGGAAATTGAGGACTTTCTAATAAATAACAGAAATGGTAATTTAAACGGCAGCAATTAA
- a CDS encoding tetratricopeptide repeat protein, with translation MLKKLTLALFLFAATLSAQETDLSYFVQKATENYQNKNYAESAKNFRRALEMAPQSQALKYNLACATCLSGNNEEALKLLNELVDAGGGMDAENDPDFTSLRNTPEFNALLEKIKKLKAPIVNSSKAFTVHEKDLIPEGIAYDSKTGSFFLSSLYKAKILKISPDGKTENFTSENQDGLWSVVGMKADAEKGLLYAASSFTATMKNADPGDQGRAGIFKFDIASGKLVKKYIAPGNNHFFNDLAFTKEGDIYVTDSQSPAVYFISKDTDSLKLYLNLAGFQYPNGIALSDDGQSLFVAHSSGILKVDLKKKTYSSVVAADNISLDFCDGMYFYKNSLIGVQNSNFNRIARFYLDNTLRRVTKMEVLEANNPDFIIPTTGTIKGDELYFIATSQLRAFDENGKIFPEEKLKDVLILKLKL, from the coding sequence ATGCTGAAAAAACTGACCTTAGCGCTTTTTCTTTTTGCCGCCACTTTGTCGGCCCAGGAAACTGACCTGAGCTACTTCGTCCAGAAGGCAACCGAAAACTATCAGAATAAAAATTATGCCGAATCGGCTAAAAACTTCAGACGGGCTCTCGAAATGGCCCCCCAGAGCCAGGCACTTAAATATAACCTCGCATGCGCAACCTGCCTTTCGGGCAATAATGAGGAAGCCCTGAAACTCCTGAATGAACTTGTGGACGCCGGAGGCGGTATGGACGCCGAAAATGACCCGGACTTTACTTCTCTTAGAAATACACCGGAGTTTAATGCACTACTGGAGAAAATTAAAAAACTTAAAGCTCCCATTGTAAACAGCTCAAAGGCTTTCACTGTCCACGAAAAAGACCTTATCCCCGAAGGAATTGCATACGACAGCAAAACAGGCAGCTTTTTCTTAAGCAGCCTCTATAAGGCAAAAATCCTTAAGATCAGCCCCGATGGAAAAACTGAAAACTTTACCTCGGAAAATCAGGACGGACTCTGGTCGGTTGTCGGCATGAAGGCCGACGCCGAAAAAGGACTCCTCTATGCCGCAAGCAGCTTTACCGCTACTATGAAAAATGCCGACCCAGGTGATCAGGGACGCGCAGGCATCTTTAAGTTCGATATAGCTTCGGGCAAACTGGTTAAAAAATATATAGCCCCCGGTAATAACCATTTCTTTAACGACCTCGCCTTTACTAAGGAAGGCGACATATATGTTACCGACAGCCAGTCACCCGCGGTATATTTTATTTCTAAGGATACCGATTCGCTTAAGCTCTACCTCAACCTTGCGGGCTTCCAGTACCCCAACGGTATTGCACTTAGCGACGACGGACAAAGCCTCTTTGTGGCTCATTCATCCGGTATATTAAAAGTGGACCTCAAAAAGAAAACATATTCCTCTGTTGTTGCCGCAGATAATATATCACTCGACTTCTGCGACGGCATGTACTTCTATAAAAACAGCCTAATAGGGGTCCAGAATTCCAACTTTAACCGCATCGCACGCTTCTACCTCGATAACACCCTGCGCAGGGTTACTAAAATGGAGGTCCTTGAAGCCAATAATCCCGATTTTATCATTCCCACAACCGGCACCATTAAAGGCGATGAACTTTATTTCATTGCAACAAGCCAGCTGAGAGCATTCGATGAAAACGGGAAAATATTCCCTGAAGAAAAGTTAAAAGACGTACTGATATTAAAACTAAAACTTTAA
- a CDS encoding DNA alkylation repair protein — protein sequence MTKDEILEFIKSNYNEKNVQGMARFGISSLNTYGVPMPKLRFMAKMIRKDHALALELWKTGIHEARILAALIDDPRQVTPRQMEAWVKDFESWDVCDQTCSSLFDKTPYAYEKALEWSAREEEFVKRAGFVLMATLSVHNKKADDEMFIEFLSIIEREACDERNFVKKAVNWALRQIGKRNIRLTPQAIRSAEKIQKMDSKAARWVARDAQRELTNEKILARIKD from the coding sequence ATGACAAAAGACGAAATCCTGGAATTTATAAAAAGCAATTATAACGAGAAAAACGTTCAGGGAATGGCGCGCTTCGGCATCAGCTCCCTTAATACATACGGCGTACCGATGCCCAAACTCCGCTTTATGGCTAAGATGATAAGAAAAGACCACGCCCTGGCTCTGGAGCTCTGGAAAACCGGCATACACGAAGCCCGCATACTTGCTGCCCTCATCGACGATCCGCGGCAGGTGACTCCAAGACAGATGGAAGCGTGGGTGAAGGATTTTGAATCGTGGGACGTCTGCGACCAGACCTGCAGCAGCCTTTTCGATAAGACGCCCTATGCCTACGAAAAAGCTCTGGAATGGAGCGCGCGGGAAGAGGAATTTGTAAAAAGGGCAGGCTTTGTCCTAATGGCCACCCTCTCGGTGCACAACAAAAAAGCCGACGACGAAATGTTCATAGAGTTCTTGTCCATAATTGAAAGGGAAGCCTGCGACGAAAGGAACTTTGTCAAAAAAGCCGTAAACTGGGCCCTCCGTCAGATAGGAAAAAGAAACATCAGGCTTACCCCTCAAGCCATAAGAAGCGCCGAAAAAATCCAAAAAATGGATTCCAAAGCCGCCCGCTGGGTCGCCCGCGACGCCCAGCGCGAGCTCACCAACGAAAAAATCCTTGCAAGGATCAAAGATTAG
- a CDS encoding peroxiredoxin produces the protein MTQETRIGIPLIGEKFPELEVQTTRGFFKIPQDFQGKWIVLFSHPADFTPVCTTEFIAFARKDEEFKKLNAQLIGLSIDQVFSHIKWIEWMKEKLNTEIPFPVIADDLGKVAMKLGMVHPEKGTNTVRAVFIIDPKGIIRLMIYYPQEVGRQINEVLRALKALQIADEKKVAMPENWPNNELIGDKVINPPPKDVVGAEERVKTEEGFDWWFTFKTLPTN, from the coding sequence ATGACGCAAGAAACCAGAATTGGCATTCCTTTGATTGGAGAGAAGTTCCCCGAGCTGGAGGTTCAGACAACGCGCGGATTTTTTAAGATTCCGCAGGATTTTCAGGGGAAATGGATTGTTCTGTTCAGCCACCCGGCAGATTTCACGCCGGTATGCACAACGGAATTCATTGCATTTGCAAGGAAAGACGAGGAATTTAAGAAACTTAATGCGCAGCTGATAGGGCTTTCAATAGACCAGGTGTTCTCGCACATAAAGTGGATTGAGTGGATGAAGGAAAAGCTTAACACTGAAATCCCCTTCCCGGTAATTGCAGACGATTTGGGCAAAGTTGCAATGAAGCTGGGGATGGTGCATCCGGAAAAGGGGACGAATACCGTAAGGGCTGTTTTCATCATCGATCCCAAGGGAATTATAAGGCTGATGATTTATTACCCGCAGGAAGTTGGCCGTCAGATCAATGAAGTACTGAGGGCACTGAAAGCACTTCAGATTGCGGATGAGAAGAAGGTTGCAATGCCTGAGAACTGGCCGAATAATGAGCTTATTGGCGACAAGGTTATTAATCCTCCGCCTAAGGACGTTGTTGGGGCGGAAGAGCGCGTGAAGACAGAGGAAGGGTTTGATTGGTGGTTCACGTTTAAGACATTGCCGACGAATTGA
- a CDS encoding FAD-binding oxidoreductase encodes MIIKTSPDEIENYLSDAANVKGFCEAVYFPENENDVKNALKEALSKNTPVTVSGNGTGLTGARVPRGGVVISTEKMNKVLEINKEEKYALIQPAVILKDFQEMVESQALFYPPDPTERNCFVGATVATNSSGARTFKYGPTRNYVLEIRVVLSNGETLHLTRGKEKAEGLKLSLKTEEGSVIDLDIPNYSMPKTKHAAGYYVKPGMDAIDLFIGSEGTLGIITEIKLKLLDLPENILSAVIFFDNEDDGLNFIAGARKLSYESRTSSDKNGLDAQGLEYFDFHSLKFMRDEYPQIPESAHAAVWFEQEITSENEETLFEKWMELITEFNGNEETAWFASNKTDLERFKDFRHAISWKVSEYIARKGITKVGTDIAVPDEAFKGFYHELQSKVENAGLNYIIYGHFGNSHAHLNMLPENEDQFKEAKKLYMEICRRAVELKGTISAEHGVGKLKKEYLMMMYGEENIKQMAHLKMSLDPNKLLGLGNIFDEKYLSV; translated from the coding sequence TTGATTATTAAAACCTCTCCCGACGAGATTGAAAACTACCTTTCAGATGCCGCCAACGTTAAGGGATTCTGCGAGGCGGTGTATTTCCCCGAAAATGAAAACGACGTAAAGAATGCCCTGAAAGAGGCCCTTTCTAAAAATACACCCGTTACTGTCTCCGGCAACGGCACGGGACTTACAGGCGCCCGCGTGCCCCGCGGAGGCGTCGTAATTTCAACGGAAAAAATGAATAAGGTCCTCGAAATAAATAAAGAAGAAAAATACGCCCTCATACAGCCTGCGGTAATTCTTAAGGACTTTCAGGAAATGGTGGAAAGCCAGGCGCTCTTCTACCCCCCCGACCCTACGGAAAGAAACTGCTTTGTAGGCGCAACCGTTGCGACAAATTCCTCGGGGGCAAGAACATTTAAATACGGCCCTACACGCAATTACGTGCTTGAAATTAGAGTCGTGCTCTCAAACGGCGAGACTCTTCACCTCACACGCGGCAAAGAAAAGGCAGAAGGCCTTAAACTAAGCCTTAAAACTGAAGAGGGAAGTGTAATAGATCTTGATATACCCAACTACTCAATGCCCAAAACAAAACATGCCGCAGGCTACTATGTAAAACCCGGCATGGATGCCATAGACCTCTTTATAGGCTCTGAAGGCACACTCGGCATTATTACAGAAATTAAGCTGAAACTCCTGGACCTGCCCGAGAACATACTCTCGGCAGTTATATTTTTTGACAACGAGGACGACGGACTTAACTTTATTGCCGGGGCCAGAAAGCTTTCATACGAAAGCCGCACCTCATCAGATAAGAACGGCCTCGATGCTCAGGGACTCGAGTACTTCGACTTCCACTCACTTAAATTCATGCGCGATGAATATCCCCAGATACCTGAAAGCGCCCATGCTGCGGTCTGGTTTGAACAGGAAATTACTTCTGAAAATGAAGAAACCCTTTTTGAAAAATGGATGGAGCTCATAACTGAATTTAACGGAAACGAGGAAACAGCATGGTTTGCTTCAAATAAAACTGACCTGGAACGCTTTAAGGATTTCCGGCACGCAATATCGTGGAAGGTGAGCGAGTACATTGCAAGAAAAGGCATTACAAAAGTCGGCACAGACATTGCCGTACCCGATGAAGCCTTCAAGGGTTTTTACCATGAGCTCCAGAGTAAAGTTGAAAATGCAGGCCTGAATTACATTATCTATGGCCACTTCGGAAACTCCCACGCGCACCTGAATATGCTTCCAGAAAACGAAGATCAGTTCAAAGAAGCCAAAAAGCTTTACATGGAAATATGCAGAAGGGCAGTGGAACTAAAAGGCACCATCTCAGCCGAGCACGGCGTAGGCAAGCTGAAGAAAGAATATTTGATGATGATGTACGGCGAAGAAAACATAAAACAGATGGCCCATTTGAAAATGTCCCTCGATCCGAATAAACTCCTCGGCCTCGGCAACATTTTTGACGAGAAATATTTGTCGGTGTAA
- the hemL gene encoding glutamate-1-semialdehyde 2,1-aminomutase — MNIQKSEKLFEEAKKYIPGGVNSPVRAFKSVGGSPLFITKGYGSKIEDVDGNEYVEYIGSWGPHLFGHNPDFIKNALLKAIENGTSFGAPTELEVDMAKLIAELVPSVEMVRMVNSGTEATMSAVRAARGFTKREKFIKFEGCYHGHADYFLIKAGSGALTLGTPTSPGVTQGNAADTLVADYNNIDSVKKLVQANKGQIAAVIIEPVAGNMGVVKIDKIFLKELKTLCEEEGIVLIFDEVMTGFRVARGGAQEILGIKPDLSTFGKIIGSGLPVGAFGGRKDIMEMVAPSGPIYQAGTLSGNPLAMSAGYATLTYIKDHPEVYTVLEEKSKYLEEGMQENLKSLGKNFAWNRVGSMMCMFFTEGTVTNFASAVKSDTAMYGRYFHEMLKRGVYLAPAQFEAMFVSTAHTTEDLDKTVKAHYEAVKAVI; from the coding sequence ATGAATATTCAGAAAAGTGAAAAGCTTTTTGAAGAAGCGAAAAAATATATACCGGGCGGCGTTAATTCCCCGGTAAGGGCGTTCAAGTCGGTAGGCGGCAGTCCGCTTTTTATTACAAAGGGATACGGCTCGAAGATTGAGGATGTTGACGGCAATGAATATGTGGAATACATTGGAAGCTGGGGCCCGCACCTCTTTGGGCATAACCCGGATTTTATTAAAAATGCGCTGCTTAAGGCAATTGAAAACGGAACAAGCTTCGGGGCTCCCACAGAGCTGGAAGTTGATATGGCAAAGCTGATTGCAGAGCTGGTGCCTTCGGTTGAGATGGTAAGAATGGTTAACAGCGGCACCGAAGCCACAATGAGCGCTGTAAGGGCGGCAAGAGGATTTACTAAAAGAGAAAAGTTCATAAAGTTTGAAGGCTGCTATCACGGTCACGCCGATTACTTTTTGATCAAGGCGGGCTCGGGAGCACTTACCCTGGGCACTCCCACGAGTCCCGGTGTAACGCAGGGAAACGCAGCCGACACGCTGGTTGCAGATTACAATAACATAGATTCTGTAAAGAAGCTTGTGCAGGCAAATAAGGGACAGATTGCAGCGGTTATAATTGAGCCCGTTGCAGGAAACATGGGTGTAGTTAAGATTGACAAAATCTTTCTTAAGGAGTTAAAGACCTTATGTGAGGAAGAAGGCATAGTGCTCATTTTTGACGAGGTTATGACGGGCTTCCGTGTTGCAAGAGGAGGAGCTCAGGAGATACTGGGGATTAAGCCTGACCTTTCAACGTTCGGCAAGATTATAGGTTCAGGGCTTCCTGTTGGGGCATTCGGGGGAAGGAAGGATATTATGGAAATGGTTGCGCCTTCGGGCCCCATATATCAGGCAGGGACATTAAGCGGCAACCCGCTTGCAATGTCGGCAGGTTATGCGACGCTTACTTATATTAAGGATCATCCTGAGGTTTACACTGTGCTGGAAGAGAAGTCGAAGTATCTTGAAGAAGGGATGCAGGAGAATCTGAAGTCACTGGGAAAGAATTTCGCATGGAACCGTGTGGGTTCTATGATGTGCATGTTCTTTACCGAAGGCACGGTTACGAATTTTGCAAGTGCAGTTAAGTCGGATACCGCGATGTACGGAAGGTATTTCCACGAGATGTTAAAGCGCGGTGTATATCTTGCGCCGGCGCAGTTTGAGGCGATGTTTGTTTCGACGGCGCATACGACAGAGGATCTGGATAAGACCGTTAAGGCGCATTATGAGGCGGTGAAGGCGGTGATATAA
- a CDS encoding MFS transporter: MKEDIKENTNTVAKERKVSFRQTFSALRHRNYRLWFWGQMTSMFGSWMQTTATGYLVYELTHSPVYLGYVGFASGIPAWLFMVYGGVVADRVPRRTILLVTQTVMMILAFILAALTFMGIVEAWHVVVLALGLGVANAFDSPARQSFVLEMVEREDLVNAIALNSTMFNAATAVGPAVAGVTYAVFGPAWCFTINGVSFLGVIAALFMMKLKPVTKPEVRKSAIADLKEGVKYLKGQRMILVLIALITFIGLFGISFATLVPAWAVKILHGDATTNGLLQSARGLGALISALFIASVSHYMSKGKMVNFGTFAFPLSLLAFSFVRWMPLSLLMLVAIGAASILVMNVVNALVQTLVSDEFRGRVMGIYSISFFGFMPIGSLLIGFLAEHLGEPEAIVINSVILILFALFVFIRMPKLRAQR; this comes from the coding sequence ATGAAAGAAGATATTAAAGAAAATACAAATACGGTTGCTAAGGAGAGGAAGGTTAGTTTCAGGCAGACTTTCTCGGCTTTGAGGCACAGGAATTACAGGCTGTGGTTCTGGGGGCAGATGACTTCCATGTTCGGGTCGTGGATGCAGACGACTGCAACAGGGTATCTCGTCTATGAGCTGACGCACTCCCCTGTCTATCTGGGCTACGTGGGATTTGCCTCGGGCATTCCGGCATGGCTTTTTATGGTTTACGGGGGCGTTGTTGCAGACCGCGTGCCGAGGAGGACCATACTGCTTGTTACGCAGACTGTAATGATGATACTGGCATTTATACTTGCCGCGCTGACATTTATGGGAATAGTTGAAGCGTGGCACGTTGTTGTTCTGGCCTTAGGGCTTGGCGTTGCAAACGCTTTTGATTCGCCGGCGAGGCAGTCGTTTGTGCTTGAGATGGTTGAGCGCGAGGATCTGGTTAATGCAATAGCGCTTAATTCCACGATGTTCAATGCGGCTACGGCAGTTGGGCCTGCAGTGGCCGGAGTTACTTATGCAGTATTCGGTCCCGCCTGGTGCTTTACAATTAACGGCGTATCGTTTTTAGGCGTGATTGCAGCGCTTTTTATGATGAAGCTTAAGCCGGTGACAAAACCGGAAGTGCGCAAGTCCGCAATAGCCGATCTGAAGGAAGGCGTAAAGTACCTTAAGGGGCAGAGGATGATTCTTGTGCTTATTGCGCTCATTACTTTTATTGGACTTTTCGGAATATCGTTTGCGACGCTGGTGCCGGCCTGGGCGGTAAAGATACTTCACGGAGATGCAACGACGAACGGCCTGCTGCAGTCGGCAAGGGGTTTAGGTGCACTCATAAGCGCCTTATTTATAGCTTCGGTTTCGCATTATATGAGCAAGGGTAAGATGGTGAATTTCGGGACGTTCGCATTCCCGCTTTCGCTCCTGGCATTTTCTTTTGTGAGGTGGATGCCGCTTTCGCTTCTTATGCTTGTAGCGATTGGGGCGGCATCGATTTTAGTTATGAATGTGGTAAATGCGCTGGTGCAGACGCTGGTTTCAGATGAATTCCGCGGAAGAGTTATGGGTATCTACAGCATATCGTTTTTCGGTTTCATGCCGATTGGTTCACTGCTGATAGGTTTCTTAGCCGAGCATCTGGGTGAGCCCGAGGCTATTGTAATTAACTCGGTGATTCTTATTTTATTTGCGCTGTTTGTTTTCATCAGGATGCCAAAGCTGCGGGCGCAGAGATAG
- a CDS encoding aldo/keto reductase, whose protein sequence is MKYRKVGKSNIEVSEISLGCWTLGGLNWVNGTPNGWANVDEKEVTEAVNYALEHGVNHFDNADVYGNGRAERMLSKVLGERRNSVVIATKVGWFPGTAAHAYEPQHIRHQCEQSLVNLKRDYIDIYYFHHGDFGQGDMYLNDAVEVMRRLKEEGKIRVIGQSAYSNSDFEKLVPVVKPEVLQSSANALDDHYVADGTPVRKLLEKNGISFVAFGPVAQGLLLGKYSKNNPPKFEAGDHREHAKRFTVENLEKLEPKVEALKEKFGSNTEELSRAALQYLLHYKVVAAVIPGFRNLKQVMVNLEAADKPLTDEEFNFIRDLFQGAEITY, encoded by the coding sequence ATGAAATACCGGAAAGTTGGCAAAAGCAATATTGAAGTTTCGGAAATAAGCCTCGGCTGCTGGACGCTTGGGGGCCTTAACTGGGTAAACGGAACTCCCAACGGTTGGGCAAACGTGGATGAAAAAGAAGTTACAGAAGCCGTTAATTACGCGCTGGAGCACGGAGTAAATCATTTTGACAACGCCGACGTTTATGGGAACGGGCGCGCCGAGAGGATGCTTTCGAAGGTGCTTGGCGAAAGAAGAAATAGTGTGGTTATTGCAACCAAGGTGGGCTGGTTCCCAGGGACCGCAGCGCACGCCTATGAGCCTCAGCATATAAGGCACCAGTGCGAGCAGTCGCTGGTAAACCTGAAGAGAGACTATATAGATATTTATTATTTCCATCACGGGGATTTCGGGCAGGGCGACATGTACTTAAACGATGCCGTTGAGGTAATGAGGCGTCTGAAGGAGGAAGGAAAGATAAGGGTTATCGGGCAGTCGGCTTATTCAAACAGTGATTTTGAGAAGCTTGTGCCGGTAGTTAAGCCTGAAGTACTTCAGTCATCAGCCAATGCCCTGGATGATCATTATGTTGCGGATGGGACTCCTGTAAGAAAGCTTCTTGAGAAGAACGGGATTTCGTTTGTGGCATTTGGTCCTGTAGCTCAAGGGTTATTATTAGGAAAGTACAGCAAGAACAATCCCCCGAAGTTTGAGGCAGGAGACCACCGTGAGCACGCAAAGAGGTTTACTGTAGAGAATCTGGAGAAGCTTGAGCCGAAGGTTGAGGCATTGAAGGAGAAGTTCGGGTCAAATACAGAAGAGCTTTCGAGGGCGGCCCTGCAGTATCTGCTTCATTACAAAGTAGTTGCAGCAGTAATACCGGGTTTCAGGAACTTAAAGCAGGTAATGGTAAATCTGGAAGCCGCCGACAAGCCGCTAACGGATGAGGAGTTTAATTTTATAAGGGATCTGTTTCAGGGGGCGGAGATAACGTATTGA
- the hemB gene encoding porphobilinogen synthase, protein MAVYPSKRLRRLRYDPIIRDMVRETHINKSDLIYPLFVVHGENIKHEIKSMPGVYQMSVDVAVKECQEVAQMGIPAVLLFGIPEHKDEQGSEAYAENGIIQQAIRAIKAEVKNLLVITDVCLCEYTSHGHCGLLNGEEVLNDETVSLLAKEAVSHAEAGADIIAPSDMMDGRIYAIRKALDYKGFTKIPIMSYAAKYASGFYGPFRDAAESTPAFGDRRSHQMDVANAEEALREVESDIEEGADMVMVKPAGAYLDIIYRVKERFGMPTAAYQVSGEYSLIKAAAQNGWVDGERVMMESLIAIKRAGADMIITYFAKDVVKVLERTK, encoded by the coding sequence ATGGCTGTTTACCCGTCTAAAAGATTAAGGCGACTGCGCTATGATCCCATAATAAGGGACATGGTGCGTGAAACACACATAAATAAAAGCGATCTTATCTATCCCCTTTTTGTAGTTCATGGGGAGAACATAAAGCATGAAATTAAATCGATGCCCGGCGTATACCAGATGTCAGTTGATGTTGCAGTAAAGGAATGCCAGGAAGTAGCCCAAATGGGTATTCCTGCGGTTCTTCTTTTCGGTATTCCGGAGCACAAGGACGAGCAGGGTTCCGAGGCTTATGCCGAGAACGGCATTATTCAGCAGGCAATACGCGCAATAAAGGCTGAAGTAAAAAACCTGCTTGTAATTACAGACGTATGCCTCTGCGAATATACTTCACACGGGCACTGCGGCCTTCTTAACGGCGAGGAAGTGTTAAATGATGAGACTGTAAGTCTTCTTGCAAAGGAAGCTGTTTCGCACGCCGAGGCCGGAGCAGACATTATTGCGCCGTCGGATATGATGGACGGAAGAATATATGCCATCAGAAAAGCACTCGACTATAAGGGCTTTACAAAGATCCCTATTATGAGTTATGCAGCAAAGTATGCATCAGGCTTCTACGGGCCTTTCAGGGATGCAGCTGAATCCACTCCAGCCTTCGGCGACAGACGTTCGCACCAGATGGACGTTGCAAATGCTGAGGAAGCCTTGAGGGAAGTGGAGTCAGACATTGAGGAAGGAGCCGACATGGTTATGGTTAAACCTGCCGGGGCGTACCTCGATATCATCTACCGCGTAAAGGAAAGGTTTGGAATGCCAACGGCCGCATACCAGGTAAGCGGCGAATACTCGCTTATTAAGGCAGCTGCACAGAACGGCTGGGTTGACGGGGAAAGGGTTATGATGGAGTCGCTCATTGCAATTAAAAGAGCGGGAGCGGACATGATCATCACCTATTTCGCAAAGGATGTGGTGAAGGTTCTTGAAAGAACCAAGTAG